Proteins encoded in a region of the Culicoidibacter larvae genome:
- the hpt gene encoding hypoxanthine phosphoribosyltransferase, with the protein MSDVKVLIDKVTLDERCQELAAAITADYQASERPLMVGILKGAIPFMSKVLEYVDIPKAEVDYMRFSSYEGTTSTNTVRLLLDLSTNIEDRDVIVFEDIIDTGQTLEKLLELLNTRKPKSLRVVSLLDKPERRLVQVDADYVGFVVPDVFIVGFGIDYNQQYRTLDYVGIYQGNEEV; encoded by the coding sequence ATGAGTGATGTTAAGGTTTTGATTGATAAAGTAACGTTGGATGAGCGTTGTCAGGAGTTAGCGGCGGCAATTACTGCTGATTACCAAGCGAGCGAACGTCCATTAATGGTTGGTATTCTTAAAGGTGCGATTCCATTTATGAGTAAAGTGCTTGAATATGTTGATATTCCCAAAGCAGAAGTTGATTATATGCGCTTTTCAAGTTACGAGGGAACCACTTCAACCAATACGGTCCGCTTGTTGCTGGATTTAAGTACTAATATTGAAGATCGCGATGTTATTGTTTTTGAAGATATTATTGATACCGGGCAAACGCTGGAAAAACTTTTAGAATTGTTAAACACACGTAAACCGAAGTCTCTGAGGGTTGTCAGTTTGTTGGATAAGCCGGAGCGGCGCTTGGTACAGGTTGATGCAGATTATGTTGGTTTTGTCGTACCGGATGTGTTTATTGTTGGTTTTGGCATTGATTATAACCAGCAGTATCGTACATTGGATTATGTTGGTATTTACCAAGGAAATGAGGAAGTATAA
- a CDS encoding HsmA family protein codes for MLPFAIISITLALVLYSAGVWGERLSKNLRGWHVIIFWCGLVFDMIGTTLMGQIAGSFSFNLHSVTGVIAILLMLVHAIWATIVLFKGSERAKANFHKFSIVVWAIWLIPYFTGMFLGMGR; via the coding sequence ATGTTACCATTTGCAATTATTTCAATTACTTTGGCACTAGTCTTATATTCGGCCGGGGTTTGGGGCGAGCGGCTTAGCAAGAATTTGCGTGGCTGGCATGTTATTATTTTTTGGTGCGGTCTTGTCTTTGATATGATTGGAACAACTTTAATGGGGCAGATTGCTGGTAGTTTTAGTTTCAATTTGCATAGTGTAACCGGTGTAATAGCTATTCTATTGATGCTGGTTCATGCTATTTGGGCGACCATTGTGTTATTTAAAGGCAGCGAACGCGCAAAAGCAAATTTTCATAAATTCAGTATTGTTGTCTGGGCGATTTGGTTGATTCCGTATTTTACCGGCATGTTTCTGGGGATGGGTAGATAA
- a CDS encoding BMP family lipoprotein, with the protein MKKLFALLSTALAVTVLLAGCSGGGTTTDGLNVGMVTDTGGVNDKSFNQGTYEGIERFIEANGGKASYIESKSENDFIPNLNAMAAKNDVVVASGFLFEEALKDATAKNPDTKFVGIDVAIDGVSNLNSIVFAEEEAGYLAGVTAALTTKTGKIGYIGGMEVPAVQKFGWGFVAGAYAVNPDIQITYEYSGSFTDTALGKTKASAMFQSGIDIIFAAAGGTGVGVINEGKERAEAGENVWVIGVDRDQYEDGVYGSEGKSVILTSAVKKVDVASETALNDIKADKFQGGVVTRLTIADDAVGLPAENPNVPADTMTKVNEYVEKVKSGEVKVPGTIEEVKVFKVNGTL; encoded by the coding sequence ATGAAGAAGCTATTTGCTTTACTTTCAACGGCTTTAGCTGTTACGGTACTGCTTGCAGGATGTTCTGGTGGAGGAACAACAACTGACGGATTAAATGTTGGTATGGTTACCGATACTGGTGGGGTTAATGATAAGTCATTCAACCAAGGAACTTATGAAGGTATCGAACGCTTTATTGAAGCTAACGGTGGAAAAGCAAGCTACATTGAGTCAAAAAGTGAGAATGATTTCATTCCTAACTTAAATGCAATGGCAGCTAAAAATGATGTTGTAGTTGCATCAGGATTCTTATTTGAAGAAGCGTTGAAAGACGCTACTGCTAAAAACCCTGATACAAAATTTGTTGGAATCGACGTTGCAATTGATGGTGTAAGTAACTTAAACTCAATTGTTTTCGCTGAAGAAGAAGCTGGATACCTTGCTGGTGTTACTGCTGCTTTAACAACAAAAACTGGTAAAATCGGATATATTGGTGGTATGGAAGTGCCTGCAGTTCAAAAATTCGGTTGGGGATTTGTTGCCGGAGCTTACGCGGTAAATCCTGATATCCAAATCACTTATGAATACAGCGGATCTTTCACTGACACTGCACTTGGTAAAACAAAAGCATCAGCAATGTTCCAATCTGGAATTGATATTATCTTTGCTGCTGCCGGAGGAACTGGTGTTGGTGTAATCAATGAAGGTAAAGAACGTGCTGAAGCTGGAGAAAACGTATGGGTTATCGGTGTTGACCGTGACCAATACGAAGATGGCGTTTATGGATCTGAAGGAAAATCAGTTATTTTAACTTCTGCAGTTAAAAAAGTTGATGTAGCTTCTGAAACAGCATTAAACGACATTAAAGCTGACAAATTCCAAGGTGGAGTTGTTACTCGTTTAACAATCGCTGACGATGCTGTTGGTTTACCTGCAGAAAATCCAAACGTTCCTGCAGATACTATGACTAAAGTAAATGAATACGTAGAAAAAGTTAAATCTGGAGAAGTTAAAGTTCCAGGTACAATTGAAGAAGTAAAAGTTTTCAAAGTAAACGGTACTTTATAA
- a CDS encoding alpha/beta hydrolase, with protein sequence MWKKIVLGVLAAILVISGIGLFLASNYFYGVAIARNDKGFLDETAAITVKDEEEREQIRIEREEWLTTVGYEDLFMNSRDGLQLHGIYIPGNDLNVDNVTVVLAHGYSGNAKGMISFAQYYHSRYGYNILMPDDRGHGESEGDYIGMGWPDRIDYLDWISKMIDQNGKDSQIIVHGVSMGGATVAMLSGETLPEQVKFLVEDCGYTSAWDIFEYQLNDLYSLPAFPILNATSVMTKIRAGYLFDEASAVEQVKKATLPMIFVHGSDDTFVPTEMVYQLYDAAPVEKELLIVEGAQHGNAFSVDQTGTYKQLINTYIQDYIDHRGQM encoded by the coding sequence ATGTGGAAGAAAATTGTTTTAGGTGTTTTAGCAGCAATATTAGTTATTAGCGGAATAGGCTTGTTTTTAGCAAGTAATTATTTTTATGGTGTAGCTATTGCTCGTAATGATAAGGGCTTTTTGGATGAAACTGCGGCAATAACGGTAAAAGATGAAGAAGAGCGCGAACAAATTCGTATTGAGCGCGAGGAGTGGTTAACTACTGTTGGCTACGAAGATTTATTTATGAATAGTCGTGATGGTTTGCAATTGCATGGTATATACATTCCCGGTAATGATTTGAATGTTGATAACGTGACCGTTGTTCTGGCACATGGTTATTCCGGTAATGCTAAAGGTATGATTAGTTTTGCACAATATTATCACAGCAGATATGGCTATAATATTTTAATGCCGGATGATCGCGGTCATGGTGAAAGTGAAGGCGATTATATAGGTATGGGCTGGCCTGATCGAATTGATTATCTTGATTGGATTAGTAAAATGATTGATCAAAACGGCAAAGACAGCCAGATAATTGTTCATGGTGTTTCTATGGGGGGTGCCACTGTTGCGATGCTAAGCGGTGAAACATTACCTGAACAAGTGAAGTTTTTGGTTGAAGATTGCGGTTACACTTCAGCCTGGGATATTTTTGAATACCAATTAAATGATTTATATAGCTTGCCGGCATTCCCAATATTGAATGCTACAAGTGTTATGACTAAAATACGTGCCGGTTATCTTTTTGATGAAGCCAGCGCCGTTGAACAGGTAAAAAAAGCAACGCTGCCAATGATTTTTGTTCATGGCAGTGATGACACTTTTGTTCCAACTGAGATGGTTTATCAGTTATATGATGCTGCGCCAGTCGAAAAAGAGCTGTTGATTGTTGAAGGTGCACAGCATGGGAATGCTTTCTCGGTTGATCAAACTGGAACTTATAAACAATTAATCAATACTTATATTCAAGACTATATTGATCATCGTGGTCAAATGTAG
- a CDS encoding LPXTG cell wall anchor domain-containing protein, translating to MKKIYKVLFTMLLIAGIFSALVVKANAVIENGDNIFSSTGKYNVQTLSSLSRDIYGNTVKSNEFKPITYTKSTATATVAKAYMGFITESFNRASFARHYASIIPPYDYYSVDYSNNGGATKTNVGTQAIDRSNSDFEKIVTPPAGYELTHSDAYYQMIDVTDIVNQNGSGNYYLNGANASTTGFTQMGVVFMIVIEEDASFPLRYTAINDFFYSNDADKNELLEYTVNLPKEYTFVENSPISIHNLATTMDYSVSGAEDKVTGYVQQFTDGIANGSEEMLLNSQVPGPDVLNTSLTHSPDRFFNAMSWNKSTFQSKTNIDGLAFKLDVRPAPGTGPMNKTEVAAFNVISADVVKDVELVKTVDKANAQPGDELTYTLNVANDSGFTVYDYQVSDILQDLNKVNYKLESITVDGVAQTDAIDGDQANFTNGKLTVDYANLQNGQKSQIIFKVIVQEAAIGTTITNTASIQDTTDPTTIRETDPVTTDVIGVEQASVIKTVDKATAKPDELLTYTITVANTGQIDLKNYVMTDVLQDLNKVEYIIDSISVDGTAQTDAIDTDNTSYVAGTIAVKYPELSVGQTSTITFKVKVLKGAENSTIENMASIGNPESRTPEIITPPVETKVPGNAPEPKSDSNNNTPLLPITGSNNFEILTFGILFLTFAGYLMYKARKKLF from the coding sequence GTGAAAAAAATTTATAAAGTACTTTTTACTATGCTGCTTATTGCTGGAATTTTTTCAGCTTTGGTAGTAAAAGCAAATGCTGTTATTGAAAATGGTGACAACATTTTCAGCAGTACAGGGAAATACAATGTTCAAACATTATCATCACTTTCAAGGGATATTTATGGAAATACCGTAAAATCTAATGAATTTAAACCAATTACATATACCAAATCAACCGCAACGGCTACAGTCGCAAAAGCTTACATGGGCTTTATTACTGAGTCATTTAATCGTGCGAGTTTTGCACGTCATTATGCATCAATCATTCCGCCATATGATTATTATTCGGTTGATTATTCAAATAATGGCGGTGCAACGAAAACCAATGTCGGAACTCAGGCAATTGACCGTTCAAATAGTGATTTTGAAAAAATAGTCACGCCACCTGCAGGTTATGAGTTAACTCATTCAGACGCTTATTATCAAATGATTGATGTTACTGATATAGTAAATCAAAATGGTTCTGGCAACTATTATCTAAATGGCGCCAATGCATCAACAACTGGATTTACCCAAATGGGTGTCGTTTTTATGATTGTCATTGAAGAGGATGCTAGTTTTCCGTTGCGATATACGGCAATAAATGATTTCTTTTATTCAAATGATGCTGATAAGAATGAATTGCTTGAATATACAGTAAATCTACCAAAAGAATATACTTTCGTTGAAAATTCGCCAATTAGCATTCATAATTTGGCTACGACGATGGACTATTCAGTAAGTGGAGCAGAAGATAAAGTAACCGGATATGTTCAGCAATTTACTGATGGAATCGCAAATGGTAGTGAAGAAATGTTGCTTAATTCGCAAGTTCCGGGTCCAGATGTTTTAAATACTAGCCTGACACACAGTCCGGATCGCTTCTTTAATGCAATGTCATGGAATAAATCAACTTTTCAGTCAAAAACAAATATTGATGGTTTAGCATTTAAACTTGATGTTAGACCTGCTCCTGGTACCGGGCCAATGAATAAAACCGAAGTAGCTGCATTTAATGTCATTTCTGCTGATGTTGTAAAAGATGTTGAATTAGTAAAAACGGTTGATAAAGCTAATGCTCAACCAGGTGATGAATTAACTTACACATTAAATGTTGCTAATGATAGTGGCTTTACAGTCTATGATTACCAAGTAAGTGATATCCTTCAGGATTTGAATAAAGTAAACTATAAACTTGAATCTATTACTGTTGATGGCGTTGCTCAAACTGATGCTATTGATGGCGATCAGGCTAATTTCACTAACGGTAAGTTGACCGTTGACTATGCAAACTTACAAAATGGTCAAAAAAGTCAGATAATTTTCAAAGTAATTGTTCAAGAAGCAGCAATTGGCACAACGATTACTAATACTGCCTCAATTCAAGACACCACAGACCCGACAACGATTCGAGAGACTGACCCAGTCACAACAGATGTTATTGGCGTTGAACAAGCGTCAGTAATCAAAACAGTGGATAAAGCAACGGCTAAACCAGATGAGTTACTAACTTACACAATTACTGTTGCCAACACAGGACAAATAGATTTAAAGAATTATGTTATGACCGATGTGTTGCAAGACTTAAATAAAGTTGAGTATATTATTGATTCGATCAGTGTTGATGGCACTGCTCAAACTGATGCTATTGATACTGATAACACAAGTTATGTAGCCGGAACTATTGCAGTGAAATACCCGGAATTATCAGTTGGTCAAACTAGTACTATTACCTTTAAAGTGAAGGTGCTAAAAGGTGCTGAAAATTCAACTATTGAGAATATGGCTTCAATTGGTAATCCGGAGAGCCGGACACCAGAAATTATTACACCACCAGTTGAAACCAAAGTTCCGGGAAATGCTCCTGAACCTAAGTCTGACTCAAATAACAATACGCCATTACTGCCAATTACTGGTTCTAATAACTTCGAAATTCTGACTTTTGGAATCCTATTTTTGACTTTTGCTGGATACCTTATGTATAAAGCGCGAAAAAAGTTATTTTAA
- a CDS encoding xanthine phosphoribosyltransferase yields the protein MELLKQRIETDGIVLHPDILKVDTFLNHQIDVALLQEIGAEFARIFAGQDINKILTVESSGIAFAVATSMQMENIPVVFARKQTSKILKDDFYATPVHSYTKNTEYKMCIDKRFLTQSDRILILDDFLAHGQAVLGLIRLAEAAGAKVIGAGIVIEKSFQNGRSLIEEHIPVHSLARIEKFADNKVFFVE from the coding sequence ATGGAATTATTAAAACAACGAATTGAAACTGACGGAATTGTTTTACATCCGGATATTTTAAAGGTAGATACTTTCTTAAATCATCAAATTGATGTAGCGCTTTTACAAGAAATCGGGGCAGAGTTTGCACGAATTTTTGCCGGTCAGGATATTAATAAGATTTTGACTGTTGAGAGTTCAGGAATTGCTTTTGCGGTTGCGACCTCGATGCAGATGGAAAATATTCCGGTAGTATTTGCCCGCAAGCAAACATCAAAAATTTTAAAAGATGATTTTTATGCTACACCAGTGCATTCATATACAAAAAATACAGAGTATAAGATGTGTATTGATAAAAGATTTTTAACCCAATCTGATCGAATATTGATTTTGGATGACTTTTTAGCCCATGGTCAGGCAGTGCTTGGTTTGATCCGATTAGCTGAAGCCGCAGGAGCGAAGGTCATCGGTGCGGGGATTGTCATCGAAAAGAGTTTTCAAAATGGTCGCTCGCTGATTGAAGAACATATTCCGGTTCATAGTTTGGCGAGAATCGAAAAGTTTGCTGATAATAAAGTATTTTTTGTCGAATAA
- a CDS encoding ABC transporter ATP-binding protein, whose amino-acid sequence MAYAIEMLNIRKEFAGIVANDDITLRVQQNEIHALLGENGAGKSTLMSVLFGLYQPEQGKILINEKEVAITNPNIANDLGIGMVHQHFKLVDNFTVTQNIILGREATKGGIIDIKNSAKKIAEISKQYGLDVDPHAKIEDISVGMQQRVEILKMLYRDADILIFDEPTAVLTPQEIEELINIMKRLQAEGKTIILITHKLREIKAVANRCTVIRRGRYIDTVDVDKVNEAELATLMVGHEVSFKVDKAPANIGDTVLTIKDLCVKDNRDYQKVNNLSLELKEGEILGIAGVDGNGQQEFIEGLVGLRPTVSGDINFLGKDLNAMSIRKRTQSGIGHIPEDRHKHGLVLDFVLYENYALQEFYRSPFSHNGILDYKYMKDYATKLDKDFDVRSGEGIYSIARSMSGGNQQKAIVAREISQSPKMLIAVQPTRGLDVGAIEFIHKQLLAERDKGHSILLVSFELDEILNLSDRVAVMYEGSIIKTVDADKTNANELGLLMAGVNEGGEA is encoded by the coding sequence ATGGCATACGCTATTGAGATGCTTAATATTCGTAAAGAATTTGCCGGCATCGTTGCAAATGACGATATTACCCTCAGAGTACAGCAAAATGAAATCCATGCACTATTGGGAGAAAATGGTGCAGGGAAGTCAACTTTGATGAGTGTGCTCTTTGGATTATATCAGCCGGAACAAGGTAAAATTTTGATCAACGAAAAAGAAGTAGCTATCACAAATCCGAATATTGCTAATGATTTAGGAATCGGAATGGTGCATCAGCATTTTAAATTAGTTGATAATTTTACAGTAACGCAGAATATTATTCTTGGTCGTGAAGCTACTAAAGGTGGCATTATCGATATCAAAAACTCGGCTAAGAAAATTGCTGAAATCTCAAAACAATATGGATTGGATGTAGATCCACATGCCAAAATCGAAGATATTAGCGTCGGGATGCAGCAACGTGTAGAGATCTTAAAGATGTTATACCGTGATGCAGACATCCTTATCTTTGATGAACCTACTGCAGTTTTGACACCGCAGGAGATTGAAGAGTTAATTAACATTATGAAACGTCTTCAAGCTGAAGGGAAAACAATCATTCTTATCACACATAAACTTCGGGAAATTAAGGCAGTGGCGAATCGTTGTACGGTTATTCGCCGCGGACGTTACATTGACACTGTTGATGTAGACAAAGTTAATGAAGCTGAATTGGCAACATTAATGGTTGGACATGAGGTAAGCTTTAAAGTTGATAAGGCTCCGGCAAATATCGGAGACACGGTATTAACAATTAAGGATCTTTGTGTAAAAGACAATCGTGATTATCAAAAAGTAAATAATTTAAGCCTGGAATTGAAAGAAGGCGAGATTCTTGGGATTGCCGGAGTTGATGGCAATGGCCAACAAGAATTTATTGAAGGCTTGGTTGGGCTTCGGCCAACAGTTAGTGGTGACATTAACTTCCTCGGCAAAGATTTAAATGCTATGTCAATTCGTAAAAGAACCCAATCTGGTATTGGGCATATTCCCGAAGACCGCCATAAACATGGATTGGTTTTAGATTTTGTTCTTTATGAAAATTATGCATTACAGGAATTTTATCGTTCACCATTCTCACATAATGGTATTTTAGATTATAAATACATGAAAGATTATGCTACCAAATTAGATAAAGACTTTGATGTACGTAGTGGTGAAGGAATTTATTCAATTGCACGTTCAATGTCTGGTGGGAATCAACAAAAAGCCATAGTTGCACGTGAAATTTCGCAATCACCAAAAATGTTGATTGCGGTACAACCGACTCGTGGTCTTGATGTAGGAGCAATTGAATTTATTCATAAGCAATTACTAGCTGAACGAGATAAAGGACATTCGATTTTACTTGTTTCGTTTGAGCTTGATGAAATTTTAAATTTAAGTGACCGCGTTGCAGTAATGTACGAAGGGTCAATTATTAAAACTGTTGATGCTGATAAAACCAATGCTAATGAGCTTGGCTTATTAATGGCTGGTGTCAATGAAGGAGGAGAAGCGTAA
- a CDS encoding FtsK/SpoIIIE family DNA translocase: MKKDGMLRMAGKSKRLSKKQKNHLFIEIIGILLIGFTVLCILGEFGWTGVFGDFLIRAIAFAAGFLRFFVYIVLLWLAFHLIKNRELPQMSLKYLGAGLIIFSVLVFCSFDYTTATFNDYLTRFFAELSKTPLPILPLGGGIIGVSVFVALNQIVSSAGTYVIVVALFFIGLILFLRRSVYDFFEHSAKKTQEQLVQVKDRIAESAQNRRDAKAFDIEESEANYDDVEIYDPQSDWPELITENEPVVEEFELLGEHGDSFDLIEPDFDEEEYGIDADHHEYAAAEAIDSATPESTDIEWHDGSELQSEQVNMDLYTLPPIQYLKNVPKAKGNTAHSAARNNAERLHQTFESFGIKARVTNINIGPAVTQYEITLEPGVKVSRIAGLSDDIALALAAKGIRIEAPIPGKSAVGIEVPNESIQMVGLREVLEPSIHDLEQKLLVGLGRDIAGDVIMTALNKAPHLLVAGATGSGKSVCINGIITSILMRTKPSEVKFLMIDPKKVELNVYNDIPHLLAPVVTDPKKAAVALRKIVVEMEERYEKFAREGVRNLEGFNELQVEEGNVPLPYIVVIIDELADLMVVAAKDVEDAIMRLAQMARAAGIHMIVATQRPSVDVITGVIKSNIPSRIAFAVSSQIDSRTILDMGGAEKLVGRGDMLYLPMGESKPIRVQGAYVSEPEIEKVVNFVKKQQAANFDEALTHLEVQESDNNAFDEVDKDFDDVVQFVIETQKASASLLQRRFRFGYNRAARIVDQMEERGIVGPSEGSKPRQVFYTDYDQWLESQNIQS, encoded by the coding sequence ATGAAGAAAGATGGTATGTTGCGCATGGCGGGAAAATCCAAGCGTTTGAGCAAAAAACAAAAAAATCATTTATTTATTGAGATTATTGGTATCTTGCTGATCGGGTTTACAGTTTTATGTATTTTGGGGGAATTTGGCTGGACTGGTGTTTTTGGTGATTTCTTAATTCGAGCTATTGCATTTGCAGCCGGGTTTTTACGCTTTTTTGTTTATATTGTGTTATTATGGCTGGCTTTTCATTTGATTAAGAATCGTGAATTGCCACAGATGAGTTTAAAATATTTAGGCGCCGGACTGATTATTTTTTCTGTTCTGGTGTTTTGTTCTTTTGATTATACTACGGCGACATTTAATGATTACTTAACTCGTTTTTTTGCTGAGTTGAGTAAAACGCCGCTGCCAATATTGCCGCTCGGCGGCGGCATTATTGGCGTCAGTGTATTTGTGGCTTTAAACCAAATCGTTTCAAGTGCAGGGACATATGTAATTGTTGTAGCTTTATTCTTCATTGGATTAATTTTATTTTTACGACGTTCAGTTTATGATTTCTTTGAGCATTCAGCTAAAAAGACACAAGAACAGTTAGTGCAGGTAAAGGATCGAATTGCTGAGTCAGCACAAAATCGTCGTGATGCTAAAGCGTTTGATATTGAAGAAAGCGAAGCTAATTATGATGATGTTGAAATTTATGATCCGCAAAGTGATTGGCCGGAATTAATTACTGAAAATGAACCGGTTGTTGAGGAATTTGAATTACTGGGAGAACATGGTGATTCATTTGATTTAATTGAACCGGATTTTGATGAAGAAGAATATGGTATTGATGCTGACCATCATGAGTATGCGGCAGCAGAAGCTATCGACTCAGCTACTCCGGAAAGTACTGATATTGAATGGCATGATGGTTCAGAATTACAAAGTGAGCAGGTTAATATGGATTTATATACTTTGCCGCCAATTCAATATTTAAAAAATGTGCCGAAGGCAAAAGGGAATACTGCTCATTCAGCAGCGCGCAATAATGCTGAACGTCTGCATCAAACTTTTGAAAGTTTTGGTATTAAAGCTCGTGTTACTAATATTAATATCGGGCCGGCTGTTACTCAATACGAAATTACATTGGAGCCAGGAGTGAAGGTGAGCCGGATTGCCGGGCTTTCTGATGATATTGCATTAGCGCTTGCAGCTAAAGGGATTCGGATTGAAGCACCAATTCCTGGAAAATCTGCTGTCGGTATTGAAGTGCCAAATGAAAGTATTCAAATGGTTGGCTTACGTGAAGTATTAGAGCCATCAATTCATGATTTAGAACAAAAGCTTTTAGTAGGGCTGGGGCGCGATATTGCCGGTGATGTTATTATGACTGCCTTAAATAAGGCGCCGCATTTGCTGGTTGCCGGAGCTACCGGTAGCGGTAAGAGTGTTTGTATCAATGGTATAATTACAAGTATTTTGATGCGAACTAAACCATCAGAAGTGAAGTTTTTGATGATTGATCCTAAGAAGGTTGAACTTAACGTATATAATGATATTCCGCATTTGTTGGCACCAGTTGTTACTGATCCGAAGAAAGCGGCAGTTGCTTTACGCAAAATTGTCGTTGAGATGGAAGAACGTTATGAAAAATTTGCCCGTGAAGGGGTTCGTAATCTTGAAGGCTTTAATGAATTACAAGTAGAAGAAGGCAATGTGCCGTTGCCATATATTGTTGTTATTATTGATGAGTTAGCAGACTTAATGGTTGTTGCTGCTAAGGACGTTGAGGATGCAATTATGCGTCTGGCACAAATGGCGCGGGCTGCCGGGATTCACATGATTGTAGCAACTCAGCGACCAAGTGTTGATGTTATCACCGGAGTTATTAAATCAAATATTCCTTCGCGGATTGCTTTTGCAGTTTCATCACAAATTGATTCAAGAACAATTTTAGACATGGGTGGTGCTGAGAAACTCGTAGGCCGCGGCGACATGCTTTATCTGCCTATGGGTGAATCTAAACCTATTCGGGTCCAAGGTGCATATGTTTCTGAACCTGAAATTGAGAAGGTAGTTAATTTTGTTAAGAAACAGCAGGCGGCAAATTTTGATGAGGCATTGACTCATTTAGAAGTGCAAGAAAGTGATAATAATGCTTTTGATGAAGTGGATAAAGATTTTGATGATGTAGTACAGTTTGTTATTGAAACCCAAAAAGCATCAGCATCATTGTTGCAAAGACGTTTCCGCTTCGGCTATAACCGGGCAGCACGAATTGTTGATCAGATGGAAGAACGAGGTATTGTTGGACCAAGTGAAGGCAGCAAACCGCGTCAAGTTTTTTATACTGATTATGATCAGTGGCTGGAAAGCCAAAATATTCAAAGCTAG
- a CDS encoding MucBP domain-containing protein: MKRKIGIALLAIFLMCGLQTSVFAESTDEKQITPTLRLLSYETADLNGRGSVTFSGSAIYNKPYKYITVTKTVTLTNTSNTTMNAQLYLPFLYTYGLSETDNTSYDYIGYPSKWDSSVNKFFYNGYVTNGGYVGAVVGDEVTLSYPLRKDLKDAQYFINDIVYKQADLADWRPDIPIVRELAQEGEDETIIAFDMGELAPGETRTFSFDFKNYGIPTYAGVSGIDVVTYLRTEYIAKPVTVQYHDENGDAIIAADVINENGEQLLDEPYTTTPKEISGYRLVATPENAKGILSEEEQTVVYRYQKITDGNVIVNYLDESGNALTDATILTGEVGSNYQTEAKAINGWELKNTVGNASGTYNVTDQTVNYIYQPIAIVDSLPNTGENHDAYIAIGLGIVFVAGTMLTILKIKRK; the protein is encoded by the coding sequence ATGAAACGAAAAATAGGTATTGCTCTTTTAGCAATTTTTTTAATGTGCGGTTTACAGACTAGTGTGTTTGCCGAGAGCACTGATGAAAAACAAATAACACCGACACTTAGGCTATTAAGTTATGAAACTGCAGATTTGAACGGTCGTGGTTCAGTCACTTTCTCAGGTTCAGCTATATATAATAAGCCCTATAAGTATATTACAGTAACCAAAACAGTAACACTTACTAATACATCTAACACAACAATGAATGCACAATTATATTTGCCATTCTTATATACATATGGATTGTCAGAAACTGATAATACTTCATACGACTACATAGGTTACCCCTCAAAATGGGACAGCAGTGTTAATAAGTTTTTTTATAATGGATATGTAACGAATGGTGGTTACGTTGGTGCAGTTGTCGGTGATGAAGTAACATTAAGCTACCCATTACGTAAGGATTTGAAAGATGCACAATATTTTATTAATGATATAGTGTATAAACAAGCAGATCTTGCTGATTGGCGACCGGATATCCCGATTGTTCGCGAACTTGCTCAAGAGGGCGAAGATGAGACAATTATTGCTTTTGACATGGGTGAATTAGCTCCAGGAGAAACGCGAACTTTCAGTTTTGACTTCAAAAATTATGGTATCCCGACATACGCTGGAGTGAGTGGTATTGATGTAGTTACTTATTTACGTACAGAATATATTGCAAAGCCGGTAACAGTTCAATATCACGATGAGAATGGTGATGCCATTATTGCTGCTGATGTTATCAATGAAAACGGTGAGCAGTTGTTAGATGAACCTTATACAACAACACCTAAGGAAATTTCTGGTTATAGATTGGTTGCAACACCTGAAAATGCTAAAGGTATCCTCTCAGAAGAAGAACAAACGGTCGTTTATCGCTACCAGAAGATAACTGATGGTAATGTTATTGTTAATTATCTTGATGAATCCGGAAACGCTTTGACTGATGCAACGATACTTACAGGTGAAGTCGGCAGCAATTACCAAACCGAGGCAAAAGCAATTAATGGTTGGGAATTAAAAAATACTGTTGGTAATGCCAGTGGAACTTATAATGTTACTGACCAAACTGTCAATTATATTTATCAGCCAATTGCAATAGTTGATTCATTACCGAATACTGGTGAGAATCATGATGCTTATATTGCCATAGGGTTAGGAATTGTATTTGTTGCCGGTACGATGTTGACTATACTTAAGATTAAAAGGAAATAA